A region of Candidatus Polarisedimenticolia bacterium DNA encodes the following proteins:
- a CDS encoding tetratricopeptide repeat protein — protein sequence MNGYSVREVEKLVHMPRSAIRALVEAGFVSPARGPRNAWRFSFQDLIVLRTAQALAAAKVPRKRITRSVRELRRHLPESMPLSGLSIAALSDSVVVKEGSRSWQAESGQYLLAFEGNPADGSLSILERPDVPAAAGAEDWYEHGAALESQDRERAREAYEQAIAADPGHVEARINLGCLLHEMGRLEQAESVYRAALRAGGSDPVLLYNLGVLLDDLGRKREALESYEAALRTDPGFADCHYNLALLCEGLGKPKDAIRHMAEYRKLTATNRP from the coding sequence GTGAACGGCTACAGCGTCCGCGAAGTCGAGAAGCTGGTCCACATGCCGCGCAGCGCCATCCGGGCGCTGGTCGAGGCGGGGTTCGTCTCCCCGGCGCGCGGACCGCGCAACGCCTGGAGATTCTCCTTCCAGGACCTGATCGTGCTGCGGACCGCGCAGGCTCTCGCGGCGGCCAAGGTGCCGCGCAAGCGGATCACCCGCTCGGTCCGGGAGCTCCGCCGCCACCTTCCCGAATCGATGCCGCTCTCGGGCCTCAGCATCGCGGCCCTATCCGACAGCGTCGTGGTGAAGGAGGGCTCGCGCAGCTGGCAGGCCGAGTCGGGACAATACCTGCTGGCCTTCGAAGGCAATCCCGCCGACGGCTCGCTGAGCATTCTGGAGCGGCCCGACGTCCCGGCCGCCGCCGGCGCCGAGGACTGGTACGAGCACGGCGCCGCCCTCGAGTCCCAGGATCGGGAGCGCGCCCGCGAGGCTTACGAGCAGGCGATAGCGGCCGACCCGGGCCACGTCGAGGCACGCATCAACCTCGGGTGCCTGCTCCATGAGATGGGGCGGCTCGAGCAGGCCGAGAGCGTCTACCGCGCGGCGCTGCGCGCCGGCGGGAGCGACCCGGTGCTCCTGTACAACCTGGGGGTCCTGCTGGATGACCTGGGCCGCAAGCGCGAGGCGCTGGAATCGTACGAAGCGGCGCTGCGCACCGACCCCGGGTTTGCCGACTGTCACTACAACCTGGCCCTGCTGTGCGAAGGGCTCGGAAAGCCCAAAGACGCCATCCGTCACATGGCCGAATACCGCAAGCTCACCGCGACGAACCGCCCGTAA